The genomic DNA ACAAGGTAACTGTCTATTATGTGCATATTCTGATCTGATGATTGGTGATGTTCTTTCTCCATTTTGTGTGTTTTATAGCATGGTCTGTCTGTAACTAGTTCAATATTGGGAGATGGTCTAAGTAATTTTTCCAACAGTTTTACCTTTGAATTCAAACATACGGGACCTTTTCATATTCATTAACTAAATTGCATCTGATCTCTATCCAGGTTCTTCGCCTTTCTGCTGCTACCCAGGACTTTCCCAAGTCTGTAATTTGCAATGTTCACGGTGTGAACCCCAAGTTTCTGAAAATTGGAGAGAAACTGGCAGAAGAAAGGGAACTTGGGCAGCGGGCCTTCTCAAAGGGCGCATATTTCTTGGGTAAGATGGTCTGGGCAAAGGGATACAGGGAGTTGATAGATTTGTTATCAAAACACAAGAATGACCTTGATGGCTTTAACTTGGATGTGTTTGGGAATGGAGAGGATGCACATGAAGTTCAGACTGCCGCTAAAAGGTTGCATCTGAATCTCAATTTTATGAAAGGGAGAGACCATGCAGATGATTCACTTCATGGGTAAGGATCCTTAAGGAGCCCAATTcaccgtgttttttttttttccctgaaaATTATTCcctgaaaagaaaatagtatttTGAACAAGTTTCAATTGATCATTGATGTATtttgaaaagtgatttatatatatttttgaaaaagtctAAAGCTTTTAATCAGATAAACTCAAGAAGTCTGTTGCTGAGAAAGCAGACTGAAATATTTCTCCTGGGGAATAATGTAGTTCCATATAAATGATTGTGAACAAATGAACCTTGCTGATTGTTcacatctttctttttccttgcaGTTACAAAGTCTTCATAAATCCCAGTGTCAGCGATGTGCTCTGCACAGCTACAGCTGAGGCCCTTGCTATGGGTAAGTTTGTAATATGTGCAGACCACCCATCCAATGAGTTCTTTAGTTCATATCCCAATTGTTTGACTTACAAGACATCTGACGATTTTGTTGCTAAAGTGAAAGAAGCATTGGCTAATGAGCCACAGCCTCTTACTCCTGAGCAAAGATATAACTTATCTTGGGAGGCCGCCACCCAGAGATTTATGGAGTATTCTGATCTTGACAGAGTCTTGAATAATAAGGATGATGCACAATTGAGCAAAAGTTATGGGAAGTTGATCACGAGATCAGTTTCGATGCCTACCCTCTCGGGGATGGTTGATGGAGGGTTGGCATTTGCCCACTACTGTCTTACTGGGAATGAGCTCCTTAGGCTGTGTACTGGGGCAATACCTGGGACACGAGACTATGACAAACAACACTGTAGAGATTTACATCTCTTGCCTCCTCAGGTAGAAAATCCAATATATGGCTGGTAAATAGGTTATAATCAACCTGTAACGACCATTCTGTATAGTAATTGACCGTGCTTGTTAGTTCAAGggtttctttgttttcctcattaatgataattttctttcgTAGCACGCACCTTCTTCATACAGCCAAAATCCAAGTTTTGTTGCTTTCTCTAGTAATTATGTAAGATGACATTCAAAAGTATATAATTTCATGTTTGGGAGATGGGATGTGTACAGTTAAAGGTAAGTTATGCTAATCACCATATGTTGCCCAAGCTGTAAAAAGCACACTATCTTTCCTTGGCTCTTACTGTGTTCTTTTACCATCTTTGGAGCCCCTGTCGTTTGCTTGTGGTATCCATCATTCGCTCTGCTGTGTTCTTGATGTTATGGCCCTTGGTGAGATTAATAAGCATCTATATAGATTGTCTGTACAGGCCTAAATCTTTTGCTGTTGCTCTTCTTGATAACAAGTTGCTTCAGTCTAATATACTTGGGGATTTTAGTCTGACTAAAGAACTTTGAATGatatactaattaaaaaaacaatgttaTTCTATGTTTCTTATGTGATGATCATGATTTATGCACCACTTTCAACATCCTCTGATAGACCTAATTATACTGTGTGATTATGCTCCATAATAAGGTTGAATCTAAGTAATGCAAAGTGTTGAATAAAGGGAAGCAACTCTCAAAAAGAGCATTCTAGAAATCATAATCATCTCAATTCATGCATGAAGTCCACGAAGCATTGTATTTTAAATTGTGATATCTGCAGCTTTAAGAGTTAATTTTAGATttgtatatttcattttttataacataaGTTAAATTGATTCCATAAACCCATACATTCCTTTTTGTTTAGTCAAGTTACTTTACTTTCAAGGATGCTTCTAAAATTCATCACAGTCGGGGGCACATTTCAAAATTGAGGGGAGTGGGAAGCAATGGTGATAATTCTCGACTTTGTCACGACTTTTATGGAATTTATTATCTTCATTGATAATTTAGACGTTGCAAAttgcttctttttgttttactttgggaaggaaaattataaatgaagCATATGAATGAAGGTTTTCCTGAGGACTTCAATCACTACGTGAACATCATCTTCATTGTCATTCTTTTGATTAGTTTTATCTAATGTTTTTGTATGAGGGATTACATTTTTTTCTGTCTTGTTAaaatatggtatcaaagcccaCGCTTATGGGATGTCATGCGTTTGAATATTTCCCCCAATTTATAAGAAGGTTGTCACAGCTAACACCTGAAGAAGCCAGCTTGATCTTTTAGGTCAATTGTTAGCCCCTTAACAGGGGAGAGAAACCATGGTCGGACCGCTAAGTAAaatacaatgttttaaaaatcggaccggATCTGCCGGTCCAACCATCGATCGGTGGCATTTTCGGTCCGATTTACTCTATTAAATCGTTTGGATATTGGATCGGTCACGAACCGTTTAAACCAACGGTTGGACTGGTGATTCGGTAGGACCGGACGATTCAAATTACCCCCTTATTTTGTAAACACGAAAGGCCTAAAAGGGTTCAGTTCAATGAGTTAAAAAGTTTTTGGCTAAAGCCCATGTTCTTGTCTTATTATGACAAAGCCCACACCCACCTCAACAATTTTGTGGGCCGAGTCTTGAGCCAAGGTGATGACTTTGCCTTCAGTGAGGATGGCTTTTATAGGCATCCTTTTTTCTCTCAGaattccgatgtgggattgctaactaatattgaaaaaaatatatcaaatctCCACCAAGAGGGTTAGGTTCTGCTATCAACTCCGGACACCACTCGGCTACATGCATTTTGTTATCTAAtatgtcaaataaaataatatatattagattttaaaaattttataatattaaataaaaataatataatatttttaaaatttataaaattagtttaaattttcatttttaatatattcatatttaaatattatacatatttcatttaataaaatttaaaatattaatatgatttaatttgataatatcaaagatataaaataatattatagatttttaatttattcatatatatttttaattttttataattatttttaattttattaatatataaattacatatttatgatgtcactgGTTCAACTGCGGTTCGACCACCGGTCCAACCAGTGAACCATGAATCGGTAACTTTTTCGGTTTAACGAccggttctaaaaacattggtaAAATATGAGTAAAACATGCATTTAAAAGCTTTAATGCACATGTTTATAAGAAATACCTCCAACttgaaatatttacattttaatgTCATATTATTCtgcttaattttttgaaaaaaaaaaaaaaaaaatcatactttgtcgagaagaaaaattgtttgagCAGATCTGATATCCTTTGCATATCAAGAGTACTTCACAAGGATTGTCCTCAGTGACAAAATTTTCACCGGGGGAGGTTGTGAAATGCAATCCTAGCTCGTAGATGTATATGTCAAAGAAAAATATCACCGTTCCTAGCCTTCAATTATTTCAATGCGTCAGCCATATCAGAGTGATTAGGTTTCCTGCACTTTCTTCGTAGAAAATTCACATATGACATGAAAGCATCCTTTGTTCTTTTCTGTAGggtaaaaaatgataatttaagcAAAAAGTAGATGACGATCCTTCGTTTTTAAGATTGCTTTGGTCAGTCTTGTTgtgttgttttatttatttagattatCTGTTGTAGAGGATACCCGCATACTTTCCTGTCACCTAACATATCTCATGCAAATCACCATAACAAAGAGAGAATTTTAAGGTCAGGGGGGGAAAAAACCAAGAATCTCATGCAGAACAGGAAGATGTGTACTGGGTTCACCCTTGTTGATCGTGTGTGTGGTTCACGCGTGGCCCTACTATTCTAATGTACGGAAAGCTAGTGTCTAGATTATATACTTAAATTTCTGTCTTCTTTAAGCATGTGATCCCCATTTGCCTGGAATAGTGACCCTTCAACAGGTTTAAGAGtttttaattcatattcaaATGGAGAAAAGGAGTCTTCTCTGTAATTAAGAGCTTGTAGGTATAGCTTGAAATGTTTAAAAGTCGAGGCATACCTCAGCACTGAACCCACACAAACCAACCACgaaaggaaaaaacaatattaagatAGATATAAAAGCTTGGACTATCTAAACCAAGAATCATTAAAAAGAGGGAGAAATGATGACCTGTTGATTGGGGAATGATGCATATTTGGCTTTgagaattattaaaatttgctTACTTTCAGGTACATATCATTAGTGCTATGGAAACTTTCCAAAAGCTTCACATGTCATCAGGCTTAAAAAATGAACTTGAACTTAGTGATGCGTATATAAAAAGAAGTGGTACATGAGTAGGAATAGATGAAATTGTTAAAGTGATAAACATGAAATGGAATTGAAGATACACTCAAACATACTCATTTTTAATATGTCTAGGAAGCAATGATGCATTATGCTGCTGTATGGactctctttgttttcaatCTGTTCAAGAAATGATAGATACAGGTGAAAAACATGAGACTTGAAACACACCGGGcgatttattcatttatttttgtgttcatttagtattttttttcctcaatatGTGTATCTAGAATTCCTTCTCTTTAGTCACAGACAAAGCATAGAATGGTACTTGGGCTCAATTTTATTCCTAGTtccttcctttcctttcttcccATTTTATTACAGGGTAGACATAGAGGTGCCTCCGTGATCAACTTCGAGTATTCTCTGGAGATAGTAGGTTGAGTGGATGGTGACTTGTAGttgtaaattaaataaacttcatctcattgattttatatattaacATTGATGGCAAAAACTGTTGGTTGCTTTTCTCCTATTGTTTTCTCATAGGCTGAACCGCCAAACCAATTAGAACCAAAAAAGGTAAGTGCGAATACAGTTGGCCTGGATGTAACTTTGGAGAAATCTGTGAAAGAAGCCAAGCGTTTTTTGAATTTACAAGTAGCCATTTACAATACCCACCATACCTTAGTGTTTTCTAAAGGTGGAAAGCTATGAGCTTATTAGAGTGGTCTTCCTGCAGATCCTAATATTACATCACCTTCTCTTCTGCCCCTCAACCACAAACAGCAAAACCAACTGTGTTGTAGATTCTTTTCTTCTGATAGCTTCACCCAGCCACATTCATGAATCTGACCTCCTCTTTGGTTCCGTACATTGATTATTGTAGTTGACCTGAATGGCAGAACAATGGTCAGCCTTTCAATGTGGCTTATGCCTAAGCTGTGGGATTGCAGTCACTATAGATTCTGATAAAAGTCTAATAGGGGACCAAGAGGACAACCGTGTTTAGTATTTCGAACTTTGTTCTCCACATTATCTCTCATCTGGCTTATAATAATGTCAACTTGATCTTCCATTTGCTAGGCAATACCAGTTAATCAGCTGGTGACAGTAGAATGTTCAGCTTTCTAGCTTGGTTTAAACTCTGGGATTGCTGCTATTTCTCAACTTTGGTAAAGTCTACTAGGAGACAAAAGagaatcaataaataaatacagGTCTATTCTGTAAGACCAACCCAGCCAAGAACTCAACTGAGTAGAGGATGAATAATGACCTGGGCATGAGTCAAGGGGGGCTGACTCTTACCCGAGTTGGGTTCACCGAATTACACCAATCACTGAGTTGGATTCCATGTCAGCAGAAGCTGCTTTGTCACATGATGAAATGTAACTTTTGATGTGTGAGGATAGTATATTCTATTTGCTTTTCTCCTATAGTTTTCTCATAGGCTGAACCGCCAAACCAATTAGAACCAAAAAAGGTAAGTGCGAATACAGTTGGCCTGGATGTAACTTTGGAGAAATCTGTGAAAGAAGCCAAGCGTTTTTTGAATTTACAAGTAGCCATTTATGTAGCAAGCAGGCGTGAAAAAATGGATTGCTAAACACAATGATCGTATCTTTCATGTTACTGTATACCAGTGCATGGACCAGTCTCTCTTAGATATGATACGTTATTCGAAAGCTCAGCCCTTTTGGGTCTTAGAAATATCAATAAGTTTATATCTTGTTTTGTGTTTCATTACTCATTGAGCtttctttacaaaattttagaTAAGCTAACTCCTTTATTTTAGTATTAATCGATTTTATgtacaattttttgttttttttttaaaaaaaagtaaaacatttttaaaagcatattattttttatttttttattttaaaaataaaagataaaatatttttaaaaaacatcttttaattgttttcacttgaaattttttataactattttaaaaaataattacacaaatatatagattgattaaaaataaaatattaaatatcaaaattatttttaaaatatagttaaaaatactaaaaacaagtaaaaaatatttcaagttttcaaacaaatttttgttctataatgacttatagaataattttcaaatattattttaaaaaatagttaccaaatagggtttataatttttaagtgATTATGTCCTCAAATAGGTACAAAATATTGAgaaatgttcaatttttttttttacctaaggAATATTATTTTGACTATTTCTAAACTTTACATATGATTCCAACATAATAAGAGAGTGTAAATAAGAGAAAAACTGATAGacatctaatgaaaaaaaacttGTGATTTAAGGTACAATAATAAAGATTGGAAAAAAgtgagatattttaaaatttaataattatatttatttatataatattctaaaTTATAGAGTGAAATATTAtgttttggtttgatttgttttattttcttttcttttattaatattttcacatGCACAACAGGAACTTGATAGAAGATTATAGCATTATGTAATTTGTTGGGTAAAACTGAATTGATTTAATAATCAGAAAACTTAATTGTTGATGAAACCCACATCGAAAATAATGGAAAACTGAAAGAGCTTATATAATTTACTCTAAAACAAACCTTAAAATTGAAATGGTAGGTGATGATCAAAATGAAAGGACGGGGAGTGCTCTAATGAAAGGAACAGCTTGAAACTTCCCACCTAATTGAATTTCACAACCAATTCAAAGCCATTTAAGGCTACCATGTAATTGAAAAGGAGGCCACTCCACCATGTACACGTAATTGAAAAGGATGTAATTGAAAAGGAGGCCACTCCACCATTGTAATTGTAAAGAAGACCATgtaattgaaaaggaaaaggaggcCCGTAGCCAAATCTTTTCCCCTGATTTATTCCACACACCCTTACCATGCCATGTAATTGAAATGGAGGAGACCACTCCACCTTTGTAATTGAAAAGTTGAATTCAAAGCCCGTAGCCGAATCTTATCCCTTGATTTACTCCACGCACCCTTACATTGTCTGTTTATGCCATGTAATTGAAATGGAGGAGGGCActttgtgattgaaaagaagGCCATgtaattgaaaaggaaaaggaggcCACCATGTAATTGAATTCAAAGCCTGTAGCGGAATCTTTTCCCTTAATTTATTCCACACACCCTTACGTTGTCTGTTTATCCAAATATTGGACAAAGTATGAAACCAAATGTGGAACACATTCTTTGATGATGGGGAGCTGCCCTATAAAATGCGAGTCTTTTCAGTCTCTACACCTGTGAAGGACGCGCCAAGCCTCTTCGCTCTAAAGATGATATGTTCTTGTGTTGCAAGGCACAAAAGCAGATGAATTTGATATGGCTCCTCACCAGTTATAGAAATGTTGGCtccttttcttgtttgtttttcttttcaattgtgTTTGTTTCTCTACTTATTTTCAAATCGTTGGAAAACTTTGTTTCTCTATATTGTCATCTTGTTTGTGCCTAGTAACAGTGATAACATGCCAGGTGTCTGAGAAAACTCTAAAAGCCATAACCATTATTGCTTTCGATATAGTTAATTTTCAAACTAGAAGGCAAGAATCTCAAATTTAgttcatttgtttttcatttgcTCAGATAATAAAGGTTGAGAGGAGTATTTGTATGACCTACTGTAGTCTTTTGGTCTTTAAATTCCCAAGTCCCTCCATCCCCACCAAAAAGAATGGAGAAAAAGATGTTATATTATGACCCAAATGGAGCATAGAAGGCCATATCACACCACCATCTGCATGACTGTAATAGTTTGAACCACTGCTTTATTGAAGATCCAATGAATTTGCATCTGTTGCttgaattaaatataatattttaattcaagAATCAATCCTCAATCTAATCTACTGCCCCAAACCTCAATTAATCCGATTTGGGTGGGATCATTAAATTgcttgaattaaataaataataattttctgtGACAGAATTACAcactttgaattatttaattcacTAAAAATACCTACAccacaaatttgtaaaataatgtatttatagaTGGAAGGTGAAGCTATAAGAATAACATAAAACTTATAATATGTATGATAttaacataatataattatacaataaaagaaattaattttaatacaGATTAGTTTGATATCATATCTAGGCTGAAGTCAGCATTGCATCATATATTATTGACCAGCTTTAGTGACCAGTTTTTCCAAGATTCGTGTTGGACATTGCATGCGAGTACAAGATAAAGCCCCCACCCACCCGATTTTATTTGTCTACATgccaaaagaaaagataatgGTGCCGTTGCCAAGACCTTAATATCAAAATGTATATTCTAGGTTTGATTTTTGGTTTAAGttcagattaaaaaaaattgaatttaaatatatataatattaaaatatatactaaaaaaaGTCTGAATCTAAACTTAACCCAATTTTAAATATGGTTGAGATGTAAATCAAAGTTTATGTTTCCTTTTATCAAGGGGTACTTCTGCACCTTTTTTTAATGCTATTGTGCTTCTCTATTATTTAGTCACATTTCATCTTGTGTATGAAAATTTTCCCCTTCCACGAGGGCTTAAGAAATTTAACAATTCTATCACAGATTAACTTCAATCTTTTCTGAATTAGTAACGAAATATTACCTGCAAAATACAATCTTCattgaaaacctaaataaatCTCTTCATGCTTGTAGAATTAGCCTGCAGGGTCCTACAGGGTCTTACAGCATCGGTTCTTGTTTTCCTTAGTTaccatttcttgaatatatggCTTGCAAGGCCTCTTCACTAACAGCAGTAGAAAATTCCATCTCACGACGTCTTCTGAATATTCCTGATTTTGATGTCACGACGCGTGTTTAAAGGGTTTTTTGCAACCATTTGGAAAAGTTATGCTTTgtttaaaatacttttacacTGTGAGAACAAAAtgtagtttttaattttaaacacAAGTTCCGAAAAATTTAgactaaaagtaattttaaaaactagacaaatgttttcaaaaagtgaataagttaaaaattattttttacattgaaggatttaaacataataaaaaaatatatccatttTATACTAATTATAAACATGATATCAAACTAATCTATACTAgaattaatttcctttattatataattatattatgttaaagatcataattattataagtcttatgttatttttataactttaccTTCCATCCATACATacattattttacaaattt from Vitis riparia cultivar Riparia Gloire de Montpellier isolate 1030 chromosome 8, EGFV_Vit.rip_1.0, whole genome shotgun sequence includes the following:
- the LOC117920624 gene encoding digalactosyldiacylglycerol synthase 1, chloroplastic-like, giving the protein HQSTAHESLQLVINPCHVLVTITDICDKIVESLCSKRKNQLLLRSLSAGESSFLESDNTNDELDLRIPSVLQSTGHCYEGGFWADSAKHNLSDGKRHVAIVTTASLPWMTGTAVNPLFRAAYLASYAKQNVTLLVPWLCKKDQELVYPNSLTFSSPEEQEVYIRNWLEERVGFKADFKISFYPGKFSKSRRSIIPAGDTSQFIPSRDADIAILEEPEHLNWYHHGKRWTDKFNHVVGVVHTNYLEYIKREKNGALQAFFVKHINNWVARAYCHKVLRLSAATQDFPKSVICNVHGVNPKFLKIGEKLAEERELGQRAFSKGAYFLGKMVWAKGYRELIDLLSKHKNDLDGFNLDVFGNGEDAHEVQTAAKRLHLNLNFMKGRDHADDSLHGYKVFINPSVSDVLCTATAEALAMGKFVICADHPSNEFFSSYPNCLTYKTSDDFVAKVKEALANEPQPLTPEQRYNLSWEAATQRFMEYSDLDRVLNNKDDAQLSKSYGKLITRSVSMPTLSGMVDGGLAFAHYCLTGNELLRLCTGAIPGTRDYDKQHCRDLHLLPPQVENPIYGW